The Glycine max cultivar Williams 82 chromosome 12, Glycine_max_v4.0, whole genome shotgun sequence genome window below encodes:
- the LOC106795270 gene encoding uncharacterized protein encodes MELWNASNAFESLLRQKSRARWLKEGDYNTGYFHKIINFRRAFNAIPGIFIDGVWLQQPNIVKNAAANFFHNRFTEHNYSRPSLDGILFNSISHGQRERLTAPFSDQEIKEAVWSCGGDKCLRPNGLNFNFIKEFWDVLNPEFRRFVDEFYAHGSFPRGNNASFVALIPKMNHPQSLNDYRPISLI; translated from the coding sequence ATGGAATTATGGAATGCTTCAAATGCATTTGAATCTCTATTGAGACAAAAATCTAGGGCCAGATGGTTGAAGGAAGGGGACTACAACACTGGTTATTtccacaaaataataaatttcaggAGAGCATTCAATGCTATTCCAggaatttttattgatgggGTGTGGCTCCAGCAACCCAATATAGTGAAGAATGCAGCTGCTAATTTTTTCCATAACAGATTTACTGAACATAACTACTCTAGACCTTCCTTGGATGGGATTCTTTTCAATTCTATCTCTCATGGGCAAAGGGAGCGGCTGACTGCCCCTTTCTCTGACCAAGAGATCAAGGAAGCTGTGTGGAGCTGTGGAGGTGATAAATGCCTTAGGCCAAATGGCCTTAACTTCAATTTTATCAAAGAATTTTGGGATGTGTTGAATCCAGAGTTTAGAAGATTTGTGGATGAGTTCTATGCTCATGGAAGCTTTCCTAGaggcaacaatgcttcctttgtgGCCTTAATTCCTAAAATGAATCACCCTCAGTCTCTAAATGATTATAGACCTATATCTTTGATATGA